In Quercus robur chromosome 11, dhQueRobu3.1, whole genome shotgun sequence, the following proteins share a genomic window:
- the LOC126706209 gene encoding uncharacterized protein LOC126706209 gives MTVDKSWMHLSTRSCTEYINGVENFLEYAFKHSIDGDMKINCPCIDCSNRYRRTRDEVQYHLLFRGIRRDYTTWYLHGEGDSEEEGDSEVEGDDDDGMLYADMFDMIKGAYPQVVRGRESSGNEPQEPTFRFQDWEKMDAIKANAVSEGTKTNDYQNFCEVVGEPSHGRILGMGIGIKAKDVYSLTSSSKGCSKCCRENFTKEKEDLEARLREEMDSKLAKLVENLEEKFAQKLQSMGIPQQSNIDPTTMDGTSRDEEDNSNNDKEVKNSLEGDSKED, from the exons ATGACAGTCGATAAATCTTGGATGCATCTTTCTACTAGATCGTGCACTGAGTATATTAATGGAGTTGAAAACTTTCTTGAGTATGCATTTAAACATTCAATAGATGGAGATATGAAAATCAACTGTCCGTGTATTGATTGTAGCAACAGGTATCGTAGGACTCGAGATGAGGTCCAATATCATCTTTTATTTAGGGGTATAAGGAGAGATTATACTACTTGGTACCTTCATGGGGAAGGTGATAGTGAAGAGGAAGGTGATAGTGAAGTGgaaggtgatgatgatgatggtatGCTATATGCTGATATGTTTGATATGATCAAGGGTGCTTATCCACAAGTGGTGCGTGGCAGGGAATCAAGTGGAAATGAACCACAAGAGCCCACATTCCGGTTCCAAGATTGG GAAAAAATGGATGCCATAAAGGCCAACGCTGTTTCTGAAGGTACTAAGACAAATGATTATCAGAACTTTTGTGAAGTGGTTGGTGAACCAAGTCATGGTCGTATTCTTGGCATGGGAATAGGTATTAAGGCTAAGGATGTGTACAGCTTAACTTCATCTAGTAAAGGTTGTAGCAAATGCTGCagagaaaattttacaaaagaaaaagaagatttgGAGGCACGTCTTAGAGAAGAAATGGATTCCAAACTTGCAAAACTTGTGGAGAACCTTGAGGAGAAGTTTGCACAAAAGTTGCAATCTATGGGCATACCACAACAATCTAACATAGATCCAACTACCATG gatgGTACTAGCAGAGATGAAGAGGACAACTCAAACAATGACAAGGAGGTCAAAAATAGCTTGGAGGGTGACTCAAAGGAAGACTAA